From the genome of Drosophila virilis strain 15010-1051.87 unplaced genomic scaffold, Dvir_AGI_RSII-ME tig00001479, whole genome shotgun sequence:
TGCGCTAGAGCATGAGTTACAGAGGTCAAAAACTGGTCAAGCACATGTGAGTACAGTTACTGATCCCGTTAAGTTGAGTAATGCTGGCGCGAGAGGTAAAGCTAACCTGCCACCATCTTTGATCGGACCTTTGCGTGAAGAGCCATATTCGAGTGGAAGTTTGAGTGAAACTGCAACTATGAGTGCAGTCCCAAATCCAAGAGTAAGTTTAAGTGAAAATGTAATTTTGAGTGGAACTGCTATTTTGAGCAGATCGCCATCTTTAAGTGAGGCCTTGCCTACGTCAATGAGTGGAAATTTGGGAACACCGTTGCAAACGGTAGAGCGGGCTACAGCTATGGATAACTGCTTTACAACATCAAGCCTCTCGACTCCATATTGATCCGCAGGCATTGCACAGCTAACGCTCAGCTACACTCCGGCATAGGAGAACCAACAAGTGAAAATTTGGAGCCAACGCAGGAAACTGAGAACTTTGCATGGTCGACTGCCAGGAACGATGTGAACAACGTAATGGAACAATTAAGTTTCCGGTATGGCCGCCCAGAACAGTTAAATAAGCAGCCAGCTAGTTAGTATTCGAGAGTGCAGGCAATTCAGGAGCACAGTATTGCTAAAATCTTGCCATATGCTACACGCTTGAGTAACCTTGCCGCCTTTCTACAATCGGCTAACGGGGAGCAGCATTTAGCGAATCCTACACTGATGGAGGATTTGGTCGCTAAGCTACCACCAAGCAAGAGGGTGGAATGGGCCACATATGCAGCTACGATTAGGCTTTTCTCGACTGTCGTATATTTAAGCGCGTGGTTAACAGACTACGCCAATGTGGTATGTACGATTGTGGACGTCGATAGTAAGGAGAAAAGACGTAAACTGCTGCATGCCAACATTGACCAGAATAATGAAGGGCGTCGCCGAGGTCGCGCCAAACAGTGTCCAATCTGTAATGGACAACACGCAGTCAGCGACTGCAACGAGCTTAACTTAGCCTCTCCGCTAAAAAGGTGGACAGTGGTAAAAAGGCACCGGCTTTGTTTTTCGTGTTTACGAGGTGGCCACATGGCAAGAGGCTGCAATAGGGCCAACGAATGCCATGTTAATTGATGCCGGAAGAGACATCATCGACTTTTACATGATCATGATGCCATGAGTCACAATGCACCGCAGCCAGCAGGTGATAGAGTGATAAATATTGGACAGTTGCCGCAGACAGCGTATCCTTAGGGGCACCGCAGCCAGTGGATGCTAAATCGACGCAACAAAGGAACTTATATTGTATCGATTCGGATGGAGAGCGCCTACTATTCCGCATATTGCCAGTGACGTTGCACGCGGCCAATAAGTGGATGCGCTCCTCTATGAGGGCTCATCTGTAACGATGATCGCGACGAGCTGCTGCGCGATCTACATATCAAAGGGGATACAGTGGTTTGGTGGAAGACCAACCAGAGAGCCGACCACAGTGGTAGGCATAGAAGTTAGTGGAGCGGACTAACGCAAATGTCatgtgttgcgaaatgtgtaCGCCGTGTCCAATCTGAGCTTACCAATGCAAAGCCTCCATCGAAGTGACATCCAAATGTCGGGCAAAGGCGCACGACTTCCAATGAAACCGGACCATGCGCATCTTTGACtgccaatgcaaacaaaaagattTGCACCACAGGGACCATATGCCGCAGCCACCGAACTTGAATAAGTGGTTTTTGGAAAAAGGTCAACCAACGGCAACGTCATCAAAGTCATGCCTCCAAGCAGTGTCGCAGGAGGATGCAATCCAAAAGATGGTAAACGACTATTTTAATATCGTAAGCTTCGGTGTGAAACTTACGCCATCAGTCGCAGGCAGCGACGATGCACGAGCACAGGAGATACTCGAAGACACTACGGTGAAAATAGAAGAACGTTACCAGACAGGTTTATTATGGAACCGTGATAATGTTGAGTTGCCACGAAGCTATGGAGTTGCCACAAAGCTATGGAATGGatacaaaagattgatcaacaTTGAGAGAAAGGTGAAGCGTAACGATCGGATTAAACAAgcctatatgaaaattatggacGATTATGTTCATAAAGGATATGCTCGACGAATGAAGCAGCATGAGGTCGCTTTAGCTAACAGCGACAAACGTTGGTATCTTCCGCACTTTGGAGTTGAAAATCCAAAGCCCGGTAAGATAAGACTGGTGTTCGACGCGGCAGCAATCGTTGGTGAAATTTCATTGAATTCCGCATTATCCAAGGAGCAGCAACACTATAAGTCGTTGCCGGCTGTTCTCTTCCACTTTCGGGATGGTGCCGTTGGCGTTTGTGGAGACATCCGAGAGATGTTCCATCAAGTGTTAATTCGATCGCTGGTTAGATGCGCCCAGCGATTCTTGTGGCGAAACGGCGATGATCGCGCGGTTAAAGTTATTTTTGAATGACACTATGTGGACGACTATGTGAATAGTTTTGATAGTGAAGGTGACGCCAGCACCATATCAACAAGAATACGAGAAATACATGCAAATGCTGGATTTGAATTGAGCTACTTTACTTCCAGTTCGCCTACTGTAGCTGACGTGCTGGGCCAACGAGGCGAAGCTGAAGAAAAGATTCTGGACATGTGTTGGCAACCAGCCACGGACgatttcaaattcaacatgAAGTACCACAAAGTACCCAACCTTTAGCAAATGGCTTCAGGATATGAACAACGTGGAAGGATTTCGGAGCTCACGCCAATACTTCGGCCAAACACCTGTGCGAGCAATACAGCTGCACGTTTATGTCGATGCATCAGTCAGCGTTCGCACCTGTGACTTACTTGAGGGTCACCTATGACGACAACGACGTGCGAGTATGCTTCATATGTCCAAAGGTGAAGTGTGCCCCAATAAACACGATGTCAATTCCACGACTGGAATTGCAAGCAGCCGTGTTAGGAACGAGGCTGACGGACACTGTCAAAAAGGACCACAGTATAGCGATCAGCGATTCTATACTATGCGATTCTACCCATTCCAAAACAGTGCTGCGTTGGATAGGCGGCCCCCACCGTCGATATAAGCAGTTCGTCGGAAATCTAGTGGGAGAAATTTTGCAGTCTACAAAGGTTTCCCAATGGAGATGAGTACCTACTGCTGAAAATACGGAGACCTCAGCCAATGAACCGGGCATGGAACACTCATCCTACGAGGATGAACAAGAGATGCCAAGTGAATTTGCCTTAGTTgcagcaaataattttttcatttaatttcggAGATTCTCTAGCTACAGTCGGCTGGTTAGGAAGGCGGCTTGGTTTTCTGACGAGGCTCGAGCCTCATACAATGAAGAATCAGTAGGTCATTGAAGCGACATAAGAGGGCTGGCGCCTTACTTAAGTGACAATGGAATTCTTGCGTGCATATAGCACGATCGATGCCGCACTGTGTATACCGCATAGTGAAGAAGGCCAATAATCTTGTCACACCGACACGTACTGACGGAACAGATTGTGTATTACTACcgtgtaaaaaaaaagcatcaaatcGTGGATGCAACGATAGGCCAAATCAGGACCACATTTTGGATAACAAAGCTGCGTCGACTGTTGCGTACAGTAATATCTCGATGTAGTGTGTGCAAATTACATAGAGCGCAGCCAGCGTCACCTATAATGTATCCTCTGCCAGAGGACAGACTGGAGGCCAATGGATGCCCATTTAATTTTACGGGTCTGGACTATTTTGAACCACTCGTTGTGACGATCGGACTTTGAAAAGAGAAGATATGGGTCGCCTTGCTTACGTGTTTGAAAACAAGGGCCATACATTTGGAGCTGGCACATGACCTGTCAATTGATTCCTGCATAATCGTGATCAGGAACTTTCTTTGCCATCGCGGACCTGTACTGAGGTTGCGCAGTGACAACGGAAAGAACTTTGTTGGAGCCGACAGAGAAGCCAAAAGGCTTATAGATGTATTCGAGCCGGAAAAGATTCTATTTTCTAGAGGCATTAAATGGATCTTTAACTGCCCAGCGAACCCACCTGATGGAGGAGCCTGGGAAAGGATGGTGCAGTGTGTTAAGAGAGTGCTACGCCACACTGTAAAGGAGGTGGCACCAAAGCAGCACGTACTGGAGAGTTTCCTGATTGAGGCCGAGAACGTTGTGAACTCTCGGCCGCTTACCTATTTTCCGGTGTGTGTGGACCAGGAAGCCCCCCTAACACCGAACGATCTACTTAAAGGAGTGTCCAATCTGCAATCTGCCTGCCACTCCCGCTATCGACGAGCAGCCGAACGAGAGATGCGCCACGAGGAAACAGTTGCGCATGGCGCGGCTGTAACAAGACCGTTTTAGGAAGCGGCGGGTATGCGACCTGCCCGTGCCACGCAGAGAGTGGCGAAGGGGCATAGTGGAGGAGCTCTTCCCTGGACCAGATGGAGTTTCTCGACGCGCCAGCGTTCGCTTTTAACTTAGCCCCTTATAGTTTGGGCCTCGAGAAGGCAACCTCCACGGAACACCTAGAAGAGCCCTTGGCAATGACTATGACATACTATGCGGAAGGGCACTAATAAAGTGAAATTGAGCCAGATTCACGGGAGTTGTCTCTAGAAGAAAGGATAGAGTTGGAGGCGGTAAATCAGGGGTTTTTGTCTTTTGAGCATAGTGGATTAGGAACGACAGACTTAGAGAAGCACACTATCGACTTAGTGAAAGGGGCCCAACCGCTCAAAGATGGACCCTACCCATTATCGCCACCGATGCAGAAAGTAGTGGATGACGAAGTAGACAAAATGTTGAGTTTGAAGGTTATAGAAGAGGTCAACAGCCCATAGAGTAACCGCACAACCGTAGTGCGAATACTGGGGAAAACCCGTTTTTGCCTCGATGCACGCAAGCTCAATAATTCGACGGTGAAAGACGCGTATCCACTACCCTGTATAGAAGGCATCCTATCAAGATTAGACCAGACCCACTACATCTCCAGTGTGGATCTGAAGTTCGCATATTAGCAGGTCGAACTAGACGAAAAAAGCAAGCCCTATACCGCATTTATCGTACCAGGTAGGCCGCTATACCAGTTCGCGTCATGCCGTTTGGTTTATGCAATACAGTCCAACGTCTAGTTCGTCTGATGGACAAGGTAATTCCCAACGAGTTACGGTCCAACGTCTTCCTATACTTGGACGACTTATTAGTTATTTCCCCTGATTTCCCCACGCAAATGCTTGAGAAGCCAAGCTCTCTATTGGACTgcgaaaatccaaatgttGCTTCCGGGCATTAAAATACCTAGGATTCATTATTGGTGCACGCTTTGCATGGACCCCGAACGGGTTATAGCTATTAAACGAAGCCCCGTGCCTCGGTCACGCAGAGGTTCGCTTTTTTTTGGTTACGGCACGTTGGTACCGGCGCTTTATGCGAGATTTCGCGGCAATGGCCGACCCACTGactaaaatgttaaaaatggaTAGCGGAGAGTTCGTATTGAGTGACGAGGCAACACGAGCCGTTGAACAATTGAAGATCGCCCTGATCACGGCCCCAGTACTGGTGCACGCGGATGCCCTTTTTCGTGCAGTGTGATGCGTCTTAGTTTGGTATTATTTCAAAAAGACACTGAAGATCAGGAACGACACATAGTCTTCTTTTCAGCCAAGTTGAACAAGCACCAACGGAATTATTCCGTCACTGAAAAAGAATGCTTAGGGTGAATACTGGACATAAAAATGTTCAGACGCTATATAGAAGGGATGCCGTTCACCTGTATCACGGACCACGCCAACCTAAAATGGCTGATGTCCATAAAGGACCTAAGCGGGAGACTAGCACGTTGGGCATTGCAGCAAGGCTACGATTTAAATATCGAGCACCGTAAAGGCAGTGAGAACGTAGTGGCCGACACCTTATCGCGGAGTATCGGAGCCGTGGGAAAGGTTACGGAAAACCTCCTCGAATTTGAGACCACGAGTACGTTCGAATCAGGACAAGCTACCGGATCTGAAGGTTGAAGGGAATTTACTTTTCAAGCGTGCCAAGTTTGTTGACAGCCGGCTTAATAGGCTCAAGTAGATGAGACGGCTGGTCACGGGGATGTAGTGAAAACGCTCGAAACTTTACGTAGGCGGCTTACTGGTCCGGCATGGTTAGTCAGGTAACAGATTGGGTGAGACAGTGTGTGACATGCAAGGAAGGGGTAATGACCGGTAAAGTATATATTGACTTTCTGGGAAAGTACCCACTTCGTAGTAGTCGCccatttttcaaaattcacTTTCTTGAAAGCGATGCGGGAGGCTACGGCTCTTAACgtggttgagttttgggtCAGCGAGGTTTTTTATAAGATTGGAGTACCCGAGGTCATCCACTCTGACAACGGACGACACTTGATGTCCAGTGCATTCCAAAACAAGACAACAACATCTCGCACATGCGTCCTGGAGGCTACGCACCATAGATCAATGCGAGCGAGCGAGTTAATCATACCGTGTGATCCCCTtctttgctatttttattattgaattgcaaaaaaaaattccttAACTGCTAACCAATTACAAAAAGCAATGGTACACAAGAACAATAATACACCGTCGTGCGGCGcttaaaacaacaagaaaaggGGTACTCCATTAGAGCAACCGCAGCCATTTGGTGGCAGACAACGTCTAAATCCAGCGCCGGAGGACGTTGGCCAGATCAACCCAGATATTTGCGGGCCAGATTTTCCAAACACGGCCAGACATCGACGGCGAGACGAGCCATTACGGACGGGACTCTAACGACGAGAGGCGGCCATAGACGAGACCCCGCCTACTTCATCACTGAGTGAGTCCGTTCCACGTCGTTCTTCCCTCGCCCGAATAAAAGGGAGAGGCCGAAGCAGACCCATATTTGAGGGTCTCTGAAAGAacagatttttttaaaattgttaattcTAGTCACGACTAGTCGCAATTAAGTAAATTTACGCattatacgtatgtatatacgtatacgtatatatatatatatatatatatatatatatatatataaatatatgttatgcTCAGATGAAGAAGACACCTTATGATCGCCCTTACCGCCCCCAcccagagagctctttaggCAGGCACGGTAATCTAAACGCTTTTGACGAACATAACGCCTTTGGTTGGAAACAgatatgtatacatgcatTTATCTTAGCGGGTACTTGCTCCCTGTTGGTGTAATAATTACCTGTATTGATATGTCTCCccttgtttttctttcatttgttGACTGGCAATAAGTTTTGACCGTGTTTTTACCTCCTGTTCCGTACAAACGTTGTAAAACAATGCGTTCTGTACTAAATTTAAGATTTTAaagattaatataaattgtcaCGAATATGAAATGATGCAACACGTTAAATGCACCTGTTGAAGGGAAGTTGCGagaaatgttatatatatattctgtaacaaaaaaaaaattggaatcaaaaattaatataacttgttctaaatataataatataccAACTTATCGTATGCACCTGTTTAAAATGCCCGATCTGTATCCTGCAGGgaaataagaaataagattAAGTGTTAATCGCGATAAGAAATGCAAACAATTACATACCGTACCGTAATAGCCGGCACAGGCTGATGCAGGCCATATAATGGCCAAAATGTGGGAGACAAGTAGGTGATCGTCTCATGTTAGGGCGGGTACGCTGGGTCCGGAACCGGGACCCGATCTGGAAGAGTAAAATGGATTAATAGCGTTTTCATTATTTGTTAGTTTATTTTAACGTCTCACcgttgttgtttacatttacttatcgtcacagctgtttatgttgtttATCTGTAAGATGCTCCTATTGTTTAGTGTTATCGATTTGTGGTTCGTTTTGCATAGTGTTGTGTAAGTCTGTTTTGCTGTAgctttgttgttatcgattgtaCGGACTGCGGGCCAGGGTTGGGACTACACCCAGAGAAACCGAGGAGCCAGCCGGCGCGGCCCAACAAGAAACAAGCAGTTTCGCAACACTCTATTGAAATAAATGTACTCTCtatgaataaaaacaaaacatttattaaaatacataGATTAATAATAACTTTATAAATTTAcgatatttttcaaaaagagGTAGGTGTGGTATGCACAAATCGAGAGAACACTGTGCTCAGCAATATGTCcaatatatactctatatataccaataaacataaatatttgaatgcaACGACACTTATTCTCTGTTGCATAAACATATGTCATATTCAGTGCAGTGCATATTCAAGTACAGTACCGAAATATGATCGGCTACGCGTGTCTCGACTATAGACCAGCCGCGTCAGCATGTGTCCCATGCAGTGACCGCTTGCATAagatatatatgtgcacaaCACGCTCTATCCTACCAGCGAAGTTTTCGCTGTTGCATAAATGCTACATATATTCGTttcatatgttatatataaaacgACTTATTTGCAAAGGGCAGCGCTGCCACCAGGGACTGCTTAGCCTTAGGCTTAGTAATAGTTAATACCAAAATGTAAAAGCAGATTGATAAAAGTGTCTGGAGCGATAAGAACAGTCGCTCCTTCTAAATCTCGTAACTATAACTGGATTCATTAATTGTACAACGGATATAACCGACAAAACCGAACAAAGGGAAATTGTTATCACCGAACACAACAGACCGCACCGctctgcccaaaaaaaaaaaatgtcaaacaaATATTGCGTGACTATTTCTTTTCTAATATGAACAGACTAGCTACGGA
Proteins encoded in this window:
- the LOC116649924 gene encoding uncharacterized protein isoform X2, with product MRRSPTCLPHFGHYMACISLCRLLRIQIGHFKQVHTIKYIYNISRNFPSTVQNALFYNVCTEQEVKTRSKLIASQQMKEKQGETYQYRDPQIWVCFGLSLLFGRGKNDVERTHSVMK
- the LOC116649924 gene encoding uncharacterized protein isoform X3, encoding MRRSPTCLPHFGHYMACISLCRLLRYGYRSGILNSTERIVLQRLYGTGGKNTVKTYCQSTNERKTRGDISIQRPSNMGLLRPLPFIRAREERRGTDSLSDEVGGVSSMAASRR
- the LOC116649924 gene encoding uncharacterized protein isoform X1, whose translation is MRRSPTCLPHFGHYMACISLCRLLRIQIGHFKQVHTIKYIYNISRNFPSTERIVLQRLYGTGGKNTVKTYCQSTNERKTRGDISIQRPSNMGLLRPLPFIRAREERRGTDSLSDEVGGVSSMAASRR
- the LOC116649924 gene encoding uncharacterized protein isoform X4, translated to MRRSPTCLPHFGHYMACISLCRLLRIQIGHFKQNIYITFLATSLQQNALFYNVCTEQEVKTRSKLIASQQMKEKQGETYQYRDPQIWVCFGLSLLFGRGKNDVERTHSVMK